One Vicia villosa cultivar HV-30 ecotype Madison, WI linkage group LG5, Vvil1.0, whole genome shotgun sequence genomic window, GTGACCCATGACTAATACATAAAAtgaaacatataaaaaaaatcaaagtgtCAATGTCACGTCATAAAAAATGTTGAATATTTCTAATGATGAATAAAAACTAAGAAATGTTCATATGATAAAGAAAATCTatattattttatagtttttttctCCGGATTCAATACAAATAGCAAGGACAAATTGAATATTAACCCTAATTTAACTTACATaaccataattaaaaaaaaaaaactttcaaaagactaaaTCTAAAAGGTGACTTAAATTATTCAATAAAAACTGTTTTTTAAGGTATTCACACATGATGAGTAGTCTTATACTTTTAAATTTCTTCCTAGTAAAAAAATGTaattaaataaattcattcttcttTACATGCGTGGCTTATTTCAAACCCACGATTAGAGATTTCTTGTCATCGGATTTAAATACTTTGAGTatgtttggatggagcattttaatgaggtaatgtaatgttttgagggaatttaaaatgagttACACGAAATTTATTGtttgaatacaaaaatgaagaattgttaaaatgatggaaatttatggagtattttatctaagttaaatttaatcatttagaAATGACATCAAAAACCAAAGAaattgaaattcctctcatacttcatagaatgtatttgttactattatttcttcaaattttacaaattggtcctcatattttccaaaattacaaaattgaccccaaattttcaaaaaaaattgcaaGTCGATCCTTAATTATTTTTGAactttacaatttggtccttaaaatttttaaaaattgtaaattggtccctacttttcaatttattaatttggtccaaaaaatttaaattttataaaaaatgatctcaaaaatctaacaatgaattatcttaatactccatccaaacaaaataatttaaaaatgaatggatttcaattgaatcattttaattgctttgaattttaaattccattaaaatttccaattacctcattctttttttttattcaaaacaagGAAAGGTGATGAATTTatctaattattaataaaaaaactaaactcataatatatatttttaaactatTCAACACGAtattaatattaaacaaaatagttttaaaataagAACTCCATCTAACTCAGATGATAGAGCGTCGTGGTTTTACACATTCACGCATTCAAGTGTATCACACTGTTGATCAAGATCAGAAAACTTTTATTTAAAGTTGATAATTTTGAACAaatcaaaactatttttttaattgcCTGATCAAggtgtaaatgtcactattatcTTGACTGCGTGAATGTGGGAAAAAGTTGACAACAGAGAAATCAATTTAAGTTTTAacctttgtttgccattttttcttccaaccttttttttttctcaaagtGTCTTTATTTCGGGGGTCAAGCGAGGAGCATTTTTATATTTGAAGACTACATCTCGTGATACAATGTGGCGCAATTCGGGAATCAAGACATTTTTACACTTCAAGACTATCTTTAAGAGCAAGACACTTTTGTGAGAGACATTTCACATATtcatccaaaaccttaaggtgataggtgagtggttTCTCCCACTTATAAGTGCTCAATTCTCCATATTCATAATCAATACGAAACTTTCTGACACTACTCTTATAATTCTTTTTCAACACATGTAGCTTTCAATTataaaaatcattaaagaatATTAAATTCAAAGGACATTCGCAAGTTAAATTATTCAACTGTACATATCTACATGCAGACATATTAAACAATAGCCAAAATGAAGAATGTAAATTCTggcatataataaaataaattagcaGATCTAGGCAATTTATTCCACTACACTAGAATATTACTTAATTTAACCAAACTATACTACTTtggtaagaagaaaaaaaagtgtccAATGCAAGTATGAAGAAGTAACTTTGtaacaaaataaattttatcaatTTATAAGATGTTCAAACTCTAAAATCTTATAATCAAATTAACACACCTCACTTCAAACCAAATGAGTATAAAAACACTACTATTGGAAATACAATCTTATATATGTACACAACTATTTAGCTGGTTTTGGTTTGAGAAAGTTCTGGAACCATTGTACAGATTGTTTTGGATATCTCTTCAAGTTGTCTTTGTAGTCAACAAAATACAGACCAAATCTTGAAGAATATCCAGCTACCCACTCCCAATTATCCAACAATGACCAAGCAAAATATCCTTTCACATTGCAACCGTCGTCTCTGCAATTAGACAAATCAATACTTCATTAATTAACTTCGAAAATCGGTCATGGAATGTAATGGACTATAAGGTAAGAACAACTATTATTACATACTTGATAGCTGTCTTTAGATAAGATAAATAGCCACTGTAATATCGAATCCGTTTCTCGTCCTTCAACGCGTCTTTAAGGGAGATAAATACACTATTTGGATCATCCATTCCTGTGAAAATCATGTGCAAGAAGATTTAGCTAGTAACTTTTATTCTGTTTTACATGCTTTTAATGTTTCATTTTGAAATCATTTTATAAATGGAAGCTAGAGTTTTGTGACATTATAAGAGTTTGAAGATTACCACTTTCTGTGATATAGACAGGAGGATTCCCGTATTTTTGTTTGATGTAGTTCATTAAGGTTCTCATACTTTGTGGCACAATATATAACCATATTGAATTTGCCTGCAAGTCAGAATGTATATAGATTAGTGAAACTGCGCCATTGACTGAATTTCAATTGAGGTATATCATATAACTTACCCTTTCTGCGATAGCTTTAGTGCCGTTGAATGCTGAAAAAAGAAAGGAAGGGAAAGGAAGTGATAACTTAGTGGCTATGGGGAAACAGAAAAACTGTAAAGCACTCTGACAAAGGTAATGATTGTTGGATAATGTTTGGTATGAAACTTACGGAGGGTAATGGTACCGGAGTCTGCAATAGCATCATTGAGCAAAGTTCCGATTACATGAGTAGAATTGTTTCTTGCAAAAAATGTGGTGTAATGGTTGATTCCTATAAAATCTAAGGAACCCTTAACAAGAGCAGCCTCAGATGGAGAAAATTTGGGCAGCCTGTTTCCTACTCTGGTTCTCATTGAACTTGGATAATCTCCAAACATCAAAGGATCAAGAAACCTATATCATTAAGACATTTAACAATCAGATTGAGTTATTATCACTTTCTTAAGCCTTAATTTCAAATGTAAGCAAAGCATAATTAGTCTTTATATCAATGATTTTCAATCTATGATGTACTATATGTGAATGATAACTTACCAGCCTAGCTGAAAATCTTGAGCTCTCTGAGCTGCTTCAATGTCTTCTTTAGTGTTTGACTCCGGCTCATACCAAATGACATCAAAAGCTACTCCAAGTGATCCACCTTGAATATTCTGTCGAATAACCGAGTTATAAGTAGCAGCTTATATCCCAAGTGGCATATAATCAACAATTTTATATGAATTTCAAGTTTAAGTTTTCAGAAAGGATATTCCTAGTTGGACTTATGAGTCATTCTTTTGCATTTTTAAAAGGATGGAAACTTTATAACCACCACAATAAAATTCATTTCTATCTGAATTTAAGTACTCGAAAAATCTATATCTTTTTACCTTATactttttcttataaatatctGCTACTGTTGCATGAGTAAGCAAGACATTGTGGGCAACAATGTAAGGTTCAGTAGAAGAGTTTCCTGCTTTACAAAACAGATGAAAGAGAATAGAGCACCGTCCAGGTGCTTGCAAACCGACATCATATCCTTGTGTAGTAAATGTATGAGGCTCATTAAATGTGATCCAATGCTTCACCCTGTCTCCGAATTTCTGAAAGCATGTCTCAGCAAAAGTTGCGAAGTCCTTTCTGCAGTACACATGACATGAATCATATAAGCATTTTTTCCCGTAAACTGAAAAATCATACGAATAATTTGTAACATTTCTTGTACATGATTTCAGTGCTGAGCCATCCCTTATACTTGTTATCCAAGGCTTGAGGTAGGTCCCAGTGGTAGAGTGTCACATAAGGTTCAATTCCTACAAATGTAATGGATGATCAAGCAATCAGAAGCATGCATCTTCTCATAGATTGAACTTTTTTAAGTTCAAAGGTAAAATACAGAATTGATCAAATGAAACAGTTACATAGGGATAACGAGAGCTACCTTTTGCTAGTAATGCATTGATGAATTTATTATAATGATCAACTCCTGCCTGATTGATCGCGCCAGATCCATCTAACAAATGAAATATTTATGGCTTCAGATAATAGTTATGAGTAACTGAAACTTCCAAAGTAGTTATTTAACATTGAATATAAAAGTTGCTTACTGGGAAAAATCCGAGACCACGAAATGGAAAATCTATAGGCATCCATCCCCAAGTCCTTCATGAGCTGTATGTCTTCCTGTATACagaaaaaattcaattttcaaaatcaaacatcTTTTGACCTATAGTTAAAGCAATAGTTTAAATTGTATCTATTAcaaattagtttaattaagtaAAGAAAGCCTAATTGTCTAACTGACTGTAAGACACTAAAACCTATTAATTAATTGACTATTAGTCTTCATCTGAGACACAAACACCAGACACGACACTAACATGTCGACATCagtaataatttataaataaattgaatttaaacACATGTGTCTCTGTTGGACACCGGACACGCTTTTGATCAAAGACATACTATAgtcatattaataaataaataaattttaagtaTTTGGAATCATTTTGGCTCTTCTAAAAGGAATCCCAACTTGCACTAAAAGACATACTAATGTCATTAACAAGACATAGAATAGGGTGTCTTTAATAGTGACTTACTTCGAAACGATGGTAGTGATCCACTGCAACATCAGCATTGCTGAAATCTGTTACCTTGCCTGCAACAGATTACAAATGTTAGATAATAATAAGCCATCATTGTAGCATATTATAAGAACCATGCATGTGAAGCATTTGAGATAGCAGTAGAAATGAACTATGCAACAAATAAGACAGTGAAGCGTGTCTTACCAAAAGTATGAGAAAAGGTATCCCATATAGATGGTCCCCTTCCATCTTCTTTCACAGCTCCTTCATACTACACAGTAGGCACAAAGTTAAATTAATATGAATGAATAATTGCTATCACTGGTTCAACAATAGATAGAACAAAATCATAAAAATCAAACttgtaaccaaaaaaaaatcataaaaatcaaacaacattcaCCTTTTAAAAGAAAGCTACTAagtggtaggtgttatccatagagaaaatcactttttaatcAAAAAAGCTACAATCAATTTTATCCTAAAATTGTCTAATTTGAAAAATTTTGATCATGTTAATCTCTACCAAACAATTTGGGAGGTTAAATTGACATAATGAAAATGATTAATATTTGGGAGGTTAAATTGACATAGATTAATATGATTGAAGCAGCTTCCTAAATAAAAagactattttaaaatatttttgcagtcatatttagaatactataagttttattacaaaaaaaaaatgagcCTAAAATTTATTTTCTTACTCTAACCAAAGAAATTAATTACTACTACTCAAATTATAGCATAAGGTAAAATTAACATGGACATAAATAGTATGCCTAGCCTATAAAAAactatttcatttttaataaaatatctttttatttCTTAATTACAAACATAATTAAAAGAGATTTCTTTAATCATTAAtgataagaaaaaaattaaaagaatgtgAGCTAAGTAACATAACAAATGACAttctaaaataacaaaaatttggGAATATTTCTTTGGAAAATATTAAGACATGTTTTTAGgagtatatattaaaaaaaaaagtatgaatGTTATTGTGATATTTCAATATATATGTTCTTATGACACAACTCTAGTTTTTTTTCTTGACTTATAATTTGGTATGATTTGGGACGGAATAATATTTTGTCAAAATgaaaattcaataaagaataaaattcatttataaataaatgacatttgtatcttgtATTATTGATTAAATGttaagggaaatgctaacgagtgctccTGGGGCACTCTTTAAGTAATTAAAGTGGTAAGTTTTTCTTAAAATGCGTGTATTTAATGCATTGAAAATGTATTGGAAtttgaaatattgacttttgtaaagaatattttctttatttagtatccttaaagagtgccccgggggcactcgttagcatgacccaaatGTTAATTAATGAGAAAAAAACAAGAACTGCGGCGGAATAAACGACAAACTCTGTTGGTTAATAGAACCAACCAGTAGGTAGTGTAGCGTAATGAATCATTTCGTTTTTTGTCGGTTACTATATTCACGCTGCCATTTTGTAGTTTCTTCATGTGTGTAAGAAAGAAATACACAGTACATCGTTTTTCAATCTCTCCACTACTCATCCACACCGAACAAaagcaaataaagagaaacatttcttcaaaaagttgCTTTACATTTTCATAACAATAATTGGATTTACTTTACTATCATCACTTTCCCTTACCAAAAtaaattcctttattttagaaaaaacaaaattaacaaaataatgataataatcaaTCACACAAGAAAGCATGAATACTAAGATTCGAACCTTGATAATCAAATGATCTGAAACTATAAACCAGCGGTAAAACTAACCtgaaaagctgaagaagcagtgcCAAACGTAAATCCGTGAGGAAAATCAGCGCGGCTAATCTCCGCCGATAAGCATATATGAATCTCTAACAATATTGTTATGACAGCAAGGATGCTTCTAAACGCCATTGGAGATGGTGAATGAAAGAGAAATAAGAGTAGTGAAATTTGCAGATTGGAGCAATAATGAAGGAGTATATATAGGAGACGAAATGGGCGAAGAAATAGTGTAAAAGTGAGTGGGAATGGACTTTGGACTTTGGAGTGTGAATCGGCAATGGCGATTGGGAACGCGTATGTGGGTGAATGGTGAACTTAATTTAATGTGGCATGGCCCCAACTATTTTGGAAACTGCTTTTGCCTTCACACTTACTCATCAAACTACTGCGAAATTTAGAGGATACTTATCAATAACCGTTACCAAATAGATAGTGATATCATTTGTCATGTGAAAAAGGACTATAGTGAATGGCTTAAAAAATACCAATTTAGgaatattttttaacaaattaataacTCAGGAATATTTCTTAACAAATTAATAGTATTTttctataagttttttttattattatatttctctatttttttagtttttttccaTTATTTCTTTATATTTACCTATATTTCATTCATTCACATTTTGAAAAATCCTTTGTCAATAGTTTACGAGTGCAATGGATATACACttacattataaaataatttgataCGTGCTATTGATTAGTTGTCACTATTGATTAGTTGTCAGAGAAATAATTTTACAAGTGTATTCATTTGAGATGGATCATTAATCTCTTAACTATTTCGAgaataatttatttgtaaatgGTAACTATTGTAGGagaagacataatttaaaaaattcaattttttaattttaaaataaattataattattcatTGAATTAATCTTTACTAATGTATTCATGATATATTTATTAACTAGAGAAAAATAAACTGAATGCATCGTCATTCATTGAATTATTAAGACTAAATTAATTACAGATGGAGGATAAGGATACACATATGGAGGATAAGGATACCgcttttatatagaaaaatataaataatcaatttaatcTATTATTAGCAccatttcaaaattaaaaaaaaaaagactttagATCGTtgataaatattgaaaataagactcctgcaatatatatatatatatatatatatatatatatatatatatatatatatatatatatatatatatatatatatatatatatatatatatatatatatatatatatatatatatatatatatataactggaATTACTCTAAATTATGTAATAACCTTGTCCTAGATGAGACTGTTGCATGTTTTAAAAATGACGTGAATAAATAGAGATCTTGAATAAAGTTCATGTGCATGAGTATTTGACTCTAATTAACTAATAAATTGTAATAAATATAAATGAGATCTCGTCAGGTGAAAAAGTGAAATATCAGTTAAGAATAAGTGTAAAGAAAAAGTCTCAAGTTGATTAGAAAATAGAATATTTAGCACTTTATAAGTAAGGTAACTCACACAACTATCACTTTAAGGTTTGTGGTGAATATGTTGTGTGTTTCTTACGAAAATGTATCCCAAATATAAAAAGCCTCTCGTGTTGACTCCCgaataaattaaaatagattaaaatataattacatCACCGGTTTATGAAactggtccgatttttaaaacattattaaaAAATCTAATCAAAAGTGCTCCCAGACAATATCAAATCTCACATACAAAAGCTAACTAAATCCACAACCAGCATACCCTACAAAGAACCCAGCAGGACACTAATaaaactcacaaactttatggtaGCCAAACCATAACCTCCACGGCAACCGCTCCAAAGGATTATTAACTCACAATAGAACACTGCCACAGATACCCAAAATCACAGCCACTGAGCCACACCCACTCAACGCCTCTCTCCGACCGACACAAACACCAGGAGATCCGACCGATTTCTCCAACACCAACTCTCCCAAATGAAATATAAACACTGTTATTTGAAATACAATCCTATATTCTCACAACTATTTAGCTGGTTTCAAAAAGTTCTTGAACCATTGTACAGATTGTTTCGGATATCTCTTCAAGTTGTCATTGTAGTCAACAAAATACAGACCAAATCTTGAAGTGTATCCAGCTGCCCATTCCCAATTATCCAGCAATGACCAAGCAAAATATCCCTTCACATTGCAACCATCATCTCTGCAGTTAGCCAAATCAATACTTCATTAATTAACTTGTTAACTTAAAAAACTGATCATGAAGATAATTAACTTATTACATACTTAATAGCTTTTTGTAGATAAGATAAATAGCCACTGTAGTATCGAATCCGTTTCTCAtccttcaaagcttcctccatcGAAATAAGTCTACTATTTGGATCATCCATCCCTGTGAAACGATTACCAAAAACAATTTATACTTTATCATACACACCTAGTATCGACTATGTAATTATTACAGACTTCGAGACATCATGAGAGTTTGAAGATTACCATTTTCCGTGATAAAGACAGGAGGATTCCCATACTTGTGTTTGATGTAGTTCATTAAGGTTCTCATACTTTGTGGCACAATATATAACCATATTGAATTTGCCTGCAATTCAGAATTTATATAGATTAGTTAAACTAAGCCATTGACGCGATATGTGGTTAATATAAGATAGTTGATTATAATTGATTATGATAACAATAAATTACATTACATTATGATGTAAAACTTACCCTTTCTACAAAAACGTTAGTGCCATTGAATgctgaaaaagaaagaaaaggaaataaataCTTAGTCGCAAACCGATAAATTATAAATCACTTTGACaaagtttatgattttttgatgttTGGTATGAAACTTACGGAGGGTAATGGTACCGGAGTCTGCAATGGCATCATTGAGCAAAATTCCAATAACATTAGTGGAATCTTTTCTTGCATAAAATGTGGTGTAATGATTGATTCCAACAAAATCTAATGAACCCTTAACGAGAGCAGCTTCAGATGGAGAGAATTTTGGCAGCCTGTTCCCTACTCGGCTTCTCATTGAACTTGGATAATCTCCAAACATCAAAGGATCCAGAAACCTATCATTAAGACATTTATCAATCAGATTGATTTATTATCACTTTCTTAAACCTTAACTTCAAATGTAAGCATGAGGTAATTAGTCTTTATATCAATGATTGATTTTCAATAGTAGATATGTGAATTTCAATCTAGGATAACTTACCAGCCTAGCTGAAAATCTTGAGCTCGCTGTGCTGCTTCAATGTCTTCTTTAGTGTTTGTGGCAGGCTCGAACCAAATgacatcaaaagctatcccaagTGATCCGCCCTGTATATTCTGTTGAATAACTGAGTTATTAGTAGTAGGAAACTTTATAGGATGGAAACTTTATAACACCCACAATAAAATCCATCTCTCTCTGAATTGAAGTGCTAAAAAAATCGGTAACTTTACCTTATACTTTTTCCTATAAATATCTGCTACTGATGCATGAGAGAGTAGGACATTATGAGCAACAATGTAAGGTTCGGTGGCAGAGTTCCCTGCCCTACATAATAGGTGAAGGAGAATAGAGCATCGTCCAGGCGCTTGTAAACCGACGTCATATCCTTGTATAGCAAATGTATGTGGCTCATTAAATGTAATCCAGTGCTTCACCCTGTCCCCAAATTTCTGAAAACACGTCTCAGCAAAAGTTGCAAAGTCCTTTCTGTAAtacacaattacacataaatCATACAAGTGttgttttcaattttatttcCAGAATCATAAGAGTACTTTCATATCATGTTAAAAGTAATTTGTAATATTCTATACACGATCTCAGTGCTGAGCCAGCCCTTATACTTGTCTTCCAAGGCTTGAGGTAGGTCCCAGTGGTAGAGTGTCACATAAGGTTCGATTCCTACAAATGTTATCGATCAAGCTATCAGAAGCATGCATATACATAGATTGATCAAATGAAACAATTGCATAGGGATAACGAGAGCTACCTTTTGCCAGTAACGCGTTGATGAGTTTATTATAATGGTCAATTCCAGCCTGATTGATCGCACCAGATCCATCTAACACATGAAATGTTATTGGTTTTAGATAACCTTTCAAAATAGCTAGaaccaataaaaaaaactttaagaagAATATTGTTCTGCCGGCTAGAGGCCCGGTGACAAGGAGGTTCAGTCATGCGTCCAAAGTCATAAGGTATTGAAAGTACAGTGCATCCACGAGACCCGTACTTGATCCACACCACGGACGGTCATTCATCCTTAGATATTATTTAACGATTCTCGTGTTCCACACCGGAAAGCATAAGGAATCTCTAACCGTATCTCGTATATAAGGTATCCCACGCAAGACCTGATGTATGTTATAATTGTAACTTACTCTCTACTCTTCTGTAACTCATTTATTCACTTGAGAGTGCTAATTTTGCAAATCCACCTCTCTCCACCGTACCGGAACCTTGCTCCGCCGCACTAAAAATCTATTCCATCACTTCACCTTAAACTTCTGGTTCCCTAActgaacaaaaacaataaaaaatttcaaGTTTGAAAGTTGCTTACCAGGAAAAATCCGAGACCAAGAAATAGAAAATCTATACGCATCCATTCCCAAGTCCTTCATGAGTTGAATGTCTTCCTATTTATCCAAATAAGAGCTAAGATGCATAGtaattcaactaacataactgTATAGTACTGAAGTGTGATTAAGTGAGTTACTTGGTATCGGTGGTAGTGATCCACTGCAACATCAGCATTGCTGAAATCTATTACCTTGCCTGTAACAAATGTTAGGTGATGATGATCAGCAAccatacaaataataataattacacagAAATGATCAATGAGGAAAATGAAGTATGCAAGAAATGTTACCAAAAGTATGAGAAAAGGTATCCCACACAGATGGACCCCTTCCATCTTCTTTCACTGCTCCTTCATACTACGCAGTACACACAACACCAGTTAAATCAAATGTGAgttgaaaatcaaaatttaattatgaGCTTAGGACATTTGTATTAATTAgcagttaattaattaatgagaAATTAAAGTAACCTGAAATGCTGAAGAGGCAGTGCCAAATACAAAACCATTTGGAAAATCTTCCCTGCTAATCTCTGCGGATAAACATATCTGAAtctctaataatattaatactggAACAACAATACTTCTAAAAGCCATCAAATTTAATTAGGAAGATGGTAAGTGAAAGAGATTGGCAAATATGCGCACAGTATATATAGGAGACGAAATGGCAGAAGAAAATAGTATAATAATGGAACGGAATGACAACGCGTAGGTGAAAGCTGAATACTGTAAATAGCAATGCTATTTTCAGATGTCTTTTTCATGCCAACTATCCAATTAAAAtacttataattattattattattattattattattattattattattattattattattattattattattattattaaagttaAATATGTATGAGGTCCCTgtaaatatgacacttttcagttttagtccctacaaaaatttCCTTCGaactttggtccctgtaagtttttccgTCCCCATTAAgagtccctcccgttagattccactaacggagggTGACGTGTCATGCCAAaggtgtgaattttttttttacagcTGTTTTTATTGGTGACATGTAGGACAATTGTGTTTAGACATAAGGGGATCGTGAAAAAACTTtaaccctaatttcttcagcAGCTTTTTCTTCTGCAGCTTCCTTCTTCATCTCCACATTCTCAAATTTCACAATCCCCTTCTTTGGCTTCCTTCTCTTGCTTCGTTTGAGTTAGTCGCTCAATTGAATACGTCGCTTGCAATCTCACGATGTCATCTTCGTCTAGGAGAACGAAGCCAACATCTTCATCAAGTGTGAGTACACGTCCAGGTAGGAGATGTGCGTGTGATGCTCGTATGACTTCGTATTACTGTAAGAATGGAGCTAACAAAGGGCGCCTGTTTTGGAGATGTCCATTTTGGCAAGGTGatgaaacttgtaacttattTATATGGGATGATGATATTGCTCAACGAACCGGTGTTCACGAAATGTCAGATCATGAGAGCAAGATGAAGGAGGTATCAATTTCTCTTGAAACTATGAGAGAGTTGTACGAAATTtcacagaagaagaacaagaaattgAAGGTGAAGATAAAGTCAGATGTTGTGTATGGAAAGATGAAGACTTGGTGTATTGTTGTGTCTGTATTAGTCAATTTGTATTTTCTATGGAAATGTAATTGTTGAATCAGTGTTTGGAATGTTCATTTTGGATGTAATGTTGTTGGTACGAAATCTGAGTTTGTTAATTGTTGAATTAgttaaatgtaatgtttgttaatCTGAGTTGGATGTAATGTTTTGTTGTATCAGTGTGTTTTTTATGGCCAATATGTATTAATGTTGTATCAGTGTTGTATCAGTTATTCTCATTCAATTGTAATCTGTTTTTGTTTACACCAGTTGACATATATTTGTCTAAAACACATATATTTGACCATAAAATTTGATCAGTAATTGTCATATAAAGTCACTTACTAATGACT contains:
- the LOC131602479 gene encoding beta-glucosidase 40-like: MAFRSILAVITILLEIHICLSAEISRADFPHGFTFGTASSAFQYEGAVKEDGRGPSIWDTFSHTFGKVTDFSNADVAVDHYHRFEEDIQLMKDLGMDAYRFSISWSRIFPNGSGAINQAGVDHYNKFINALLAKGIEPYVTLYHWDLPQALDNKYKGWLSTEIIKDFATFAETCFQKFGDRVKHWITFNEPHTFTTQGYDVGLQAPGRCSILFHLFCKAGNSSTEPYIVAHNVLLTHATVADIYKKKYKNIQGGSLGVAFDVIWYEPESNTKEDIEAAQRAQDFQLGWFLDPLMFGDYPSSMRTRVGNRLPKFSPSEAALVKGSLDFIGINHYTTFFARNNSTHVIGTLLNDAIADSGTITLPFNGTKAIAERANSIWLYIVPQSMRTLMNYIKQKYGNPPVYITESGMDDPNSVFISLKDALKDEKRIRYYSGYLSYLKTAIKDDGCNVKGYFAWSLLDNWEWVAGYSSRFGLYFVDYKDNLKRYPKQSVQWFQNFLKPKPAK
- the LOC131602480 gene encoding beta-glucosidase 40-like, which codes for MAFRSIVVPVLILLEIQICLSAEISREDFPNGFVFGTASSAFQYEGAVKEDGRGPSVWDTFSHTFGKVIDFSNADVAVDHYHRYQEDIQLMKDLGMDAYRFSISWSRIFPDGSGAINQAGIDHYNKLINALLAKGIEPYVTLYHWDLPQALEDKYKGWLSTEIVKDFATFAETCFQKFGDRVKHWITFNEPHTFAIQGYDVGLQAPGRCSILLHLLCRAGNSATEPYIVAHNVLLSHASVADIYRKKYKNIQGGSLGIAFDVIWFEPATNTKEDIEAAQRAQDFQLGWFLDPLMFGDYPSSMRSRVGNRLPKFSPSEAALVKGSLDFVGINHYTTFYARKDSTNVIGILLNDAIADSGTITLPFNGTNVFVERANSIWLYIVPQSMRTLMNYIKHKYGNPPVFITENGMDDPNSRLISMEEALKDEKRIRYYSGYLSYLQKAIKDDGCNVKGYFAWSLLDNWEWAAGYTSRFGLYFVDYNDNLKRYPKQSVQWFKNFLKPAK